CTGGGGGCATGGAACTTGATGCCCCCAGTGGTTTGGAGCTAACGCACTTGGGCGATCACCGTGCGGTGACGTGGAGTGTTGGAGGTTATCGTCGGACGGGTGAAGCCTGCATCATAGATAGCTTGCGCTAAGTCTAGGTTAAAGTATTCGTCCAAACATGGCTCGGTGCTCTTGAGCAAGGTCAAGATGTAGGGCGGCATTTGGGCATAGATATCCGACTGGGGGTTCATGTCCATAATGGCCAGATGCCCACCGGGGCGCAACACTCGCCGTGCTTCTTGCAAAATGGCGATCGCTGCCGATTGGGGCAGTTCGTGGAACAGGAGGTGGGTCGAAACGAGGTCTACGGATGCATCCGGCAGTCCTGTCTGCTCGGCGGCGGCGTGGAGCCAGCGAGG
The sequence above is a segment of the Candidatus Obscuribacterales bacterium genome. Coding sequences within it:
- a CDS encoding class I SAM-dependent methyltransferase; the protein is QVFPEAQLLGLDLSPYFLAIAQYQTPRKHPQGSPAPRWLHAAAEQTGLPDASVDLVSTHLLFHELPQSAAIAILQEARRVLRPGGHLAIMDMNPQSDIYAQMPPYILTLLKSTEPCLDEYFNLDLAQAIYDAGFTRPTITSNTPRHRTVIAQVR